From Staphylothermus hellenicus DSM 12710, a single genomic window includes:
- a CDS encoding CDC48 family AAA ATPase codes for MPRNNNNREIRLRVAEARQRDVGRKIVRISRTDMARLGVVTGDFVEIIGPRGSIIAQVWPAYPEDEDKDIIRMDGYLRRAIGASVGDIVSVKKTSVEPATKVVLAPTEPVRFGPDFVEYVRQFLIRKPISRGEEIVIPIFGMSLKFIVIATQPGYRVYVTDETEIQIRSEPVKEEVIERARMIPKVTWEDIGDLEEAKQKIREIVELPLKHPELFKHLGIEPPKGILLHGPPGTGKTLLAKALANEIGAYFTAINGPEIMSKFYGESEQRLREIFEEAERNAPAIIFIDEIDSIAPKREEVTGEVEKRVVAQLLALMDGLKERGKVIVIGATNRPEALDPALRRPGRFDREIEIPPPDKRARREILAVHTRNMPLEEDVDLDKIAEMTHGYTGADLAALVKEAAMAALRRFIKEGKIDLTQSIPAEKLRDLKVKMADFLEAMKYVQPTLIREIYVEVPEVRWSDIGGLEDVKQQLREAVEWPMKHPEVFEQMGIEAPKGILLFGPPGTGKTLLAKAVATESGANFIAVRGPEILSKWVGESEKAIRQIFRRARQVAPAVVFFDEIDSIAPARGYRHDTSGVTDRIVNQLLTELDGIEPLRKVVVIAATNRPDILDPALLRPGRFDRLIYVPPPDFKARIEIFKVHTKKMPLAPDVDLEELARRTEGYTGADIAAVCREAAILALREEFKVRPVEMKHFLEALKHVPPSLTGSDIERYERMAKELKRMGGLPYRV; via the coding sequence ATGCCTAGAAATAATAATAATAGAGAGATTAGACTTAGAGTTGCGGAAGCGAGACAAAGAGATGTTGGAAGAAAAATTGTCAGGATCAGTAGAACCGATATGGCTAGGCTAGGAGTTGTTACAGGAGATTTCGTGGAAATTATTGGTCCTCGAGGAAGCATTATTGCACAGGTTTGGCCTGCTTATCCCGAAGATGAAGATAAAGACATAATACGTATGGATGGATATTTACGCAGGGCTATTGGAGCTAGTGTTGGAGACATAGTTAGCGTTAAGAAAACAAGTGTTGAGCCAGCAACTAAAGTAGTTCTAGCACCAACAGAACCTGTACGTTTCGGCCCGGATTTCGTTGAATATGTTCGCCAATTCTTAATTAGAAAACCAATTAGCAGAGGAGAGGAAATAGTAATTCCAATATTCGGTATGAGCCTAAAATTCATCGTTATAGCTACACAGCCTGGATACAGAGTATATGTAACAGATGAAACAGAGATACAGATAAGAAGCGAGCCTGTTAAGGAGGAAGTTATTGAAAGAGCTAGAATGATACCTAAAGTAACCTGGGAGGATATAGGCGATCTGGAGGAGGCTAAGCAAAAGATAAGGGAAATAGTTGAATTACCATTAAAACATCCTGAGCTATTCAAACATCTAGGTATAGAGCCTCCAAAAGGCATCCTACTACATGGTCCGCCAGGTACTGGTAAGACATTACTGGCTAAAGCCTTAGCTAACGAGATTGGAGCATACTTTACAGCGATTAACGGCCCCGAGATAATGAGTAAGTTCTATGGTGAATCAGAGCAGAGGCTTAGGGAAATATTTGAAGAAGCTGAGAGAAATGCTCCAGCAATAATATTCATAGACGAGATAGATAGTATTGCTCCTAAGAGAGAAGAAGTTACAGGTGAAGTGGAGAAAAGGGTTGTGGCGCAACTACTAGCTTTAATGGATGGTTTGAAAGAACGTGGAAAAGTAATAGTTATTGGAGCAACCAATAGACCTGAAGCACTAGACCCAGCACTTCGTAGACCAGGTAGGTTTGATCGAGAAATAGAGATTCCGCCGCCGGATAAGCGTGCTAGAAGAGAAATACTCGCTGTTCACACACGTAATATGCCCTTAGAAGAAGATGTTGATCTAGATAAGATCGCTGAAATGACTCATGGATATACAGGAGCGGATTTAGCTGCACTAGTTAAAGAAGCAGCAATGGCTGCACTGAGAAGATTCATTAAAGAAGGAAAAATAGATCTAACACAATCCATTCCAGCAGAGAAACTTAGAGATCTAAAAGTTAAAATGGCTGACTTCCTTGAAGCAATGAAATATGTACAACCAACCCTTATTAGGGAAATATATGTCGAAGTCCCAGAGGTTAGATGGAGCGATATTGGAGGCCTTGAAGACGTGAAGCAACAATTGAGGGAAGCTGTTGAGTGGCCCATGAAGCATCCCGAAGTATTTGAACAAATGGGTATTGAAGCCCCAAAGGGAATACTCCTGTTTGGCCCTCCTGGAACCGGTAAGACTTTGTTGGCTAAAGCTGTTGCTACTGAGAGCGGCGCAAACTTTATAGCAGTTAGAGGACCAGAAATACTAAGCAAATGGGTAGGAGAATCAGAAAAAGCAATTAGACAAATATTTAGAAGAGCAAGACAAGTTGCTCCAGCAGTTGTATTCTTTGATGAAATAGACTCGATTGCGCCTGCTCGTGGATATAGGCATGATACAAGCGGTGTCACAGATCGTATAGTGAATCAATTATTAACAGAACTTGACGGAATAGAACCTCTTAGAAAAGTAGTAGTTATAGCTGCAACAAATAGACCAGACATCCTCGATCCAGCACTGCTTAGACCAGGTAGATTTGATAGGTTAATATATGTTCCTCCACCGGACTTTAAAGCGAGAATAGAAATATTTAAAGTACACACGAAGAAAATGCCTTTAGCACCTGATGTAGACTTAGAAGAACTAGCTAGAAGAACTGAAGGCTATACTGGAGCAGATATAGCTGCAGTTTGTAGAGAAGCAGCAATTCTTGCTTTAAGAGAAGAATTCAAAGTAAGACCTGTTGAAATGAAACACTTCCTAGAAGCATTGAAACACGTACCTCCAAGCCTGACAGGATCTGATATAGAAAGATATGAGAGAATGGCTAAGGAGCTCAAGAGAATGGGCGGACTACCATATCGGGTTTAG
- a CDS encoding KaiC domain-containing protein, whose amino-acid sequence MVERVKTGIPGFDEIVNGGIPKRNVVLLSGGPGTGKSIFGTQYLWNGLQMGEPGVFVALEEHPVQIRINMRQFGWDVRPYEQQGVFAIVDAFTGGIGEAAKREKYVVRDPTDVGELIDVLKQAIRDVGALRVVIDSVSTLYLTKPAVARGVVLQLKRVLSGLGTTSILVSQVSVTERGFGGPGVEHAADGIVRLDLDEYNGELVRSIIIWKMRGTKHSMRRHPFEITDKGIIIYHDKVVRIKGGTALIE is encoded by the coding sequence ATGGTGGAAAGAGTAAAAACAGGCATTCCAGGATTTGACGAAATAGTTAATGGTGGAATTCCTAAGAGAAACGTTGTATTGCTAAGCGGAGGCCCTGGAACTGGTAAATCGATTTTCGGAACACAGTATTTATGGAACGGCCTTCAAATGGGTGAGCCCGGAGTATTTGTGGCGTTAGAAGAGCATCCCGTGCAGATAAGAATTAATATGAGACAGTTTGGATGGGATGTAAGACCATATGAGCAACAAGGAGTATTCGCTATTGTTGATGCTTTTACGGGAGGAATAGGTGAAGCGGCTAAAAGGGAAAAATATGTTGTAAGGGACCCAACCGATGTTGGCGAGCTAATAGATGTTTTAAAACAAGCTATTAGAGATGTTGGAGCATTAAGAGTTGTTATAGACTCGGTTTCAACACTTTATTTAACAAAGCCGGCTGTTGCAAGAGGCGTAGTGCTACAATTAAAGAGGGTACTCTCGGGATTAGGAACTACATCGATTCTTGTATCGCAAGTATCAGTTACTGAGCGCGGATTTGGAGGACCAGGTGTAGAGCATGCAGCTGATGGTATAGTAAGGCTTGATCTAGATGAATATAATGGTGAACTTGTAAGAAGCATTATTATCTGGAAAATGAGAGGTACAAAACATAGTATGAGAAGACATCCTTTCGAAATAACTGATAAAGGAATAATTATTTATCACGATAAAGTTGTTAGAATTAAGGGTGGAACAGCTCTTATTGAATAA